One genomic region from Microcebus murinus isolate Inina chromosome 32, M.murinus_Inina_mat1.0, whole genome shotgun sequence encodes:
- the NDUFA3 gene encoding NADH dehydrogenase [ubiquinone] 1 alpha subcomplex subunit 3 → MTSRIAAFLKNAWDKEPVLVVSFAVAGLAVILPPISPYMKYSIMINKATPYNYPVPVRDDGNMPDVPSHPQDPQGPSLEWLKNL, encoded by the exons ATGACCTCAA GAATCGCCGCCTTCCTCAAGAATGCTTGGGACAAGGAGCCGGTGCTGGTCGTGTCCTTCGCCGTCGCGGGCCTCG CTGTAATTTTGCCCCCGATCAGCCCCTACATGAAGTACTCTATCATGATCAACAAGGCCACGCCCTACAACTACCCAG TGCCCGTCCGAGATGATGGGAACATGCCTGACGTGCCCAGCCACCCCCAGGACCCCCAGGGCCCAAGCTTGGAGTGGCTGAAGAACCTGTGA